One genomic window of Solanum dulcamara chromosome 12, daSolDulc1.2, whole genome shotgun sequence includes the following:
- the LOC129876222 gene encoding probable serine/threonine-protein kinase PBL7 produces MGWFPCSGPSKQTSKKKNSVDSARHSTDKLKAKNSFRTKEVDKDAGSNQIAAKTFIFRELAAATKNFRGDYLLGEGGFGRVYKGVIESNQVVAIKQLDRNGLQGNREFLVEVLMLSLLHHPNLVNLIGYCADGDQRLLVYEYMPLGSLEDHLHDPTPGKERLDWNTRMKIAAGAAKGLEYLHSASPPVIYRDLKCSNILLGEGYHAKLSDFGLAKLGPVGDNTHVSTRVMGTYGYCAPEYAMTGQLTLKSDVYSFGVVLLEIITGRKAIETSKTGGDFNLVIWARPLFKDRRKFSQMADPMLQGHYPVRGMYQALAVAAMCVQEQPNMRPVIADVVTALTYLASQKIDHETRGGIQTSRPGPATSPRMKRW; encoded by the exons ATGGGTTGGTTTCCTTGTTCTGGACCATCCAAACAGACctcaaagaagaaaaattcTGTCGATTCGGCCCGGCACTCTACTG ATAAGTTGAAAGCAAAGAATTCATTCCGTACAAAGGAAGTTGATAAGGATGCAGGGTCCAACCAAATTGCAGCCAAGACTTTTATATTTCGTGAATTGGCAGCTGCAACAAAAAATTTTCGAGGTGATTATCTTCTTGGAGAAGGAGGCTTTGGTAGAGTTTACAAAGGAGTGATTGAGTCCAATCAG GTCGTTGCCATCAAGCAACTTGATCGCAATGGATTGCAGGGCAACAGGGAATTTCTTGTCGAAGTGCTGATGTTAAGTCTATTACACCATCCTAACCTTGTAAATCTAATTGGCTATTGTGCTGATGGGGATCAGAGACTTCTAGTCTACGAATATATGCCATTAGGGTCATTGGAAGACCATCTTCATG ATCCTACGCCAGGTAAGGAACGGCTAGATTGGAACACAAGAATGAAAATTGCTGCCGGAGCAGCAAAAGGTTTGGAATATCTACACAGTGCAAGCCCCCCTGTAATATACCGTGATTTAAAATGCTCCAACATTTTGCTTGGTGAGGGTTATCACGCAAAGCTCTCTGACTTTGGCTTGGCCAAATTGGGGCCTGTAGGAGATAACACTCATGTTTCTACAAGAGTTATGGGTACTTATGGGTACTGTGCACCAGAGTATGCCATGACTGGACAGTTAActttaaagtcagatgtttacAGCTTTGGGGTAGTCCTCCTGGAGATCATTACAGGCAGGAAAGCAATTGAAACTTCAAAAACTGGAGGAGATTTCAATCTGGTTATATGG GCACGACCATTGTTCAAAGATCGGAGGAAGTTCTCACAGATGGCTGATCCAATGCTGCAAGGCCATTATCCAGTTAGGGGCATGTACCAAGCTCTAGCAGTTGCAGCAATGTGTGTTCAGGAGCAACCTAACATGCGTCCAGTCATAGCAGACGTTGTCACGGCTTTGACCTACCTTGCTTCACAAAAAATTGACCATGAAACCCGGGGAGGTATCCAAACTTCACGGCCAGGACCTGCTACTTCACCTAGAATGAAACGATGGTGA